A DNA window from Allokutzneria albata contains the following coding sequences:
- the glpK gene encoding glycerol kinase GlpK, with protein sequence MTQYVAAIDQGTTSTRCMIFNHSGRVVSSDQVEHEQIFPKAGWVEHNAEEIWENTRRVAAGALAKADLTTADIAAVGITNQRETAVVWDRTTGKPVYNAIVWQDTRTDKICDRLGALGGGQERYRGKTGLPLATYFSGPKIAWILENVEGARAKAEAGDLLFGNMDTWVLWNMTGGVDGGVHVTDPTNASRTLLMDLDTLSWDAEIAKDMDIPLSMLPEIRSSSEEYGKVRERGALAGVPIAGILGDQQAATFGQACLSPGEAKNTYGTGNFVLLNTGTEKVLSENGLLTTVCYKIGNNAPVYALEGSIAVTGSLVQWLRDNLGLISTAAEVEEFAKTVEDNGGAYIVPAFSGLFAPYWRSDARGALVGLTRYVNKGHIARAVLEATAFQSREVIEAMNADSGVPLTSLKVDGGMVVNETLMQFQADILGVPVIRPVVNETTALGAAYAAGLATGFWASEDDIRENWAQDKQWEPAMDDKVRDREYRNWKKAVTKTFDWTSDED encoded by the coding sequence ATGACGCAGTACGTGGCAGCGATCGACCAGGGGACAACCTCCACCCGCTGCATGATCTTCAACCACTCCGGCCGGGTCGTCTCCTCCGACCAGGTCGAGCACGAGCAGATCTTCCCGAAGGCCGGTTGGGTCGAGCACAACGCCGAGGAGATCTGGGAGAACACCCGGCGGGTCGCGGCGGGCGCGCTGGCCAAGGCGGACTTGACCACCGCCGACATCGCGGCCGTCGGCATCACCAACCAGCGCGAGACCGCGGTGGTTTGGGACCGCACCACCGGCAAGCCGGTCTACAACGCGATCGTCTGGCAGGACACCAGGACCGACAAGATCTGCGACCGCCTCGGCGCGCTCGGCGGCGGCCAGGAGCGCTACCGCGGCAAGACCGGTCTGCCGCTGGCCACCTACTTCTCCGGCCCCAAGATCGCCTGGATCCTGGAGAACGTCGAGGGCGCGCGGGCCAAGGCAGAGGCGGGCGACCTGCTCTTCGGCAACATGGACACCTGGGTGCTGTGGAACATGACCGGCGGGGTCGACGGCGGCGTGCACGTCACCGACCCGACCAACGCCTCGCGCACCCTGCTGATGGACCTGGACACGCTGTCCTGGGACGCCGAGATCGCCAAGGACATGGACATCCCGCTGTCCATGCTGCCGGAGATCCGCTCCTCCTCCGAGGAGTACGGCAAGGTCCGCGAACGCGGCGCGCTGGCCGGGGTGCCGATCGCGGGCATCCTCGGCGACCAGCAGGCCGCGACCTTCGGCCAGGCGTGCCTGTCCCCCGGCGAGGCCAAGAACACCTACGGCACCGGCAACTTCGTGCTGCTCAACACCGGCACGGAGAAGGTGCTCAGCGAGAACGGCCTGCTCACCACCGTCTGCTACAAGATCGGGAACAACGCCCCGGTGTACGCGCTGGAGGGCTCGATCGCGGTCACCGGTTCGCTGGTGCAGTGGCTGCGCGACAACCTCGGCCTGATCAGCACCGCCGCCGAGGTGGAGGAGTTCGCCAAGACCGTCGAGGACAACGGCGGCGCCTACATCGTGCCCGCGTTCTCCGGGCTGTTCGCACCGTACTGGCGCTCCGACGCCCGCGGTGCCCTCGTCGGCCTCACCCGCTACGTCAACAAGGGCCACATCGCCCGCGCGGTGCTGGAGGCGACGGCCTTCCAGTCGCGCGAGGTGATCGAGGCGATGAACGCCGACTCCGGTGTTCCGCTGACCTCGCTGAAGGTCGACGGCGGCATGGTGGTCAACGAGACGCTGATGCAGTTCCAGGCCGACATCCTCGGCGTCCCGGTGATCCGCCCGGTGGTCAACGAGACCACGGCGCTCGGCGCGGCCTACGCGGCGGGCCTGGCGACCGGGTTCTGGGCCTCCGAGGACGACATCCGGGAGAACTGGGCCCAGGACAAGCAGTGGGAGCCGGCCATGGACGACAAGGTCCGCGACCGGGAGTACCGCAACTGGAAGAAGGCGGTCACCAAGACCTTCGACTGGACCTCCGACGAGGACTGA